In a single window of the Rhinoraja longicauda isolate Sanriku21f chromosome 10, sRhiLon1.1, whole genome shotgun sequence genome:
- the LOC144597536 gene encoding B2 bradykinin receptor-like: protein MESVNLSMAVNGSNSTDCLPVAFWAGLYTLLPAYIMVVCVSGLLGNIFVLLVMCLHKSPCTVPEIYLVNLAGADLLLLTCLPFWAVNIAQRFAWPFGQLLCRCVNLAIYMNLWSSVYFLVMVSVDRYLALVKVLNPGRIRTRSCAKINCCLIWVFSLAMSSPAFVFRRVVHVPTLNISACLLHVSSAWKLSMDVTLLVGVFLIPGLALIFFTSRILGALRNGRPRAFKQLRKESRAATLVLAVLLAFLVCWVPFQMLRLLDLLYKAGVLSGCGWVNVLANGNQVTTFLGCTNSCINPVLYVMVGRQFRTKARELYSQSVARHKSQPTLGDSFVTHNTPISTLERTRH, encoded by the coding sequence ATGGAGTCTGTGAATCTGAGCATGGCGGTgaatggcagcaactccaccgactGCCTGCCGGTTGCGTTCTGGGCCGGGCTGTACACCTTGCTGCCCGCCTACATCATGGTGGTGTGCGTGTCGGGCCTGCTGGGCAACATCTTCGTGCTGCTGGTGATGTGCCTGCACAAGAGCCCCTGCACGGTGCCCGAGATCTACCTGGTCAACCTGGCTGGTGCCGACCTGCTGCTGCTCACCTGCCTGCCCTTCTGGGCGGTCAACATTGCCCAGCGCTTCGCCTGGCCCTTCGGCCAGCTGCTGTGCCGCTGTGTCAACCTGGCCATCTACATGAACCTGTGGAGCAGCGTGTACTTCCtggtgatggtcagcgtggaccgctACCTGGCTCTGGTCAAGGTGCTCAACCCAGGCCGCATCCGGACCCGCTCCTGTGCCAAGATCAACTGCTGCCTGATCTGGGTCTTCAGCCTGGCGATGAGCAGCCCGGCCTTCGTGTTCCGCCGTGTAGTCCACGTGCCCACGCTCAACATCTCCGCCTGCCTGCTCCACGTCTCCAGCGCTTGGAAGCTCAGCATGGACGTGACGCTGCTGGTGGGGGTCTTCCTGATCCCTGGCCTGGCCCTCATCTTCTTCACCTCCCGCATCTTGGGCGCGCTGAGGAACGGCCGGCCTCGGGCATTCAAGCAGCTGCGTAAGGAGAGCCGGGCAGCCACCCTGGTGCTGGCTGTCCTCCTGGCCTTCCTGGTGTGCTGGGTGCCCTTCCAGATGCTCCGCCTGCTGGACCTCCTCTACAAGGCCGGCGTGCTGTCGGGGTGCGGCTGGGTGAATGTGCTGGCCAACGGCAACCAGGTCACCACCTTCCTGGGCTGCACCAACAGCTGCATCAACCCTGTGCTCTATGTCATGGTGGGCCGGCAGTTCCGCACCAAAGCCAGGGAGCTCTACTCCCAGTCCGTCGCCAGGCACAAGTCACAGCCCACCCTCGGGGACTCCTTCGTGACCCACAACACCCCCATCTCCACCCTGGAGAGAACCCGCCACTGA